From the Leucobacter denitrificans genome, one window contains:
- the gmk gene encoding guanylate kinase, whose amino-acid sequence MQQGAMPEVDRKAANRAAVAARQARAELKRKLREGEISPLRALEYSRVPGHAAATLRITDFLLSFPSIGAVKADRIREELQISERKRLGGLGTLQRERLEQFVRERSGAAALGERPPLTVLAGPTAVGKGTVAAYVREHYPEVSLSVSATTRSPRPGEIEGVHYFFVNDEGFDRLLAQDELLEWATVHNKFRYGTPKGPVLDASARGERVLLEIDLQGARQVRQSMPDARLVFLAPPSWDELVRRLVGRGTEGEEERERRLQTAKVELASADEFDEIIVNDEVAHAAERLVELMRGDR is encoded by the coding sequence ATGCAGCAGGGAGCGATGCCCGAGGTAGATAGAAAGGCGGCAAACCGTGCTGCGGTTGCCGCCAGGCAGGCTCGGGCCGAACTCAAACGAAAGTTGCGAGAAGGGGAGATCTCCCCACTTCGTGCGCTCGAATATTCCAGGGTCCCAGGGCATGCTGCCGCCACACTGCGGATTACCGATTTCCTGCTTTCGTTTCCATCGATCGGGGCCGTAAAAGCCGATCGAATTCGTGAGGAGCTGCAAATCTCTGAGCGCAAGCGCCTCGGTGGGCTCGGAACATTGCAGCGGGAGCGCCTCGAACAGTTCGTGCGTGAGCGCTCAGGCGCTGCTGCGCTTGGCGAACGACCACCACTCACCGTACTTGCCGGCCCCACAGCCGTTGGTAAGGGCACTGTCGCGGCGTATGTCCGTGAACACTATCCAGAGGTCAGCCTCTCGGTGTCGGCAACGACCCGCTCGCCGCGTCCCGGCGAAATCGAGGGTGTGCATTACTTCTTTGTAAATGACGAGGGGTTCGACCGTCTGCTTGCGCAAGACGAGCTCTTAGAGTGGGCAACTGTTCACAACAAATTCCGTTACGGCACCCCGAAGGGGCCCGTGCTAGACGCGAGCGCAAGAGGCGAGCGCGTGCTCTTGGAAATAGATCTTCAGGGTGCGCGTCAGGTTCGACAGAGCATGCCCGATGCCAGGCTCGTATTTCTTGCCCCACCGAGTTGGGATGAGCTCGTGCGCAGACTCGTTGGCCGGGGGACCGAGGGCGAGGAGGAGCGGGAGCGACGTTTGCAGACAGCAAAGGTTGAACTTGCGTCAGCTGATGAATTCGATGAGATCATCGTGAACGATGAAGTTGCGCATGCAGCCGAGCGCCTTGTCGAACTCATGCGGGGCGACCGCTAA
- a CDS encoding beta-ketoacyl-[acyl-carrier-protein] synthase family protein — protein sequence MSKKIVVTGIGASSPLGGTAPESWESLLAGESGVRTLEQEWVAQYELPVTFAGQARVHPSEVLDRPIAKRLDPSSQFALIAAKEAFEDAGTPNVHAERLGVDWATGIGGVWSLLDAWDTLREKGPRRVMPLTVPMLMPNAPSAAVSMHFEARAYARTVASACASSTESIANAYEHLQLGLADVVIAGGSEAAIHPVTIASFAAMQALSKRNDSPETASRPYNIDRDGFVMGEGAAALVLETEEHALARGAKIYAEIAGGGVTADSYHITANDPEGHGAIRAMKLALSQAGARPEEVTHINAHATSTPVGDINEYTALLGVFGDRAREIPVSATKAATGHLLGGTGALEAMFSILAVHNRTAPPTINLVNRDPEIPLQVSSDPQPLGDGPQLAISNSFGFGGHNAVIAVRSYDS from the coding sequence ATGAGCAAGAAGATCGTAGTCACCGGCATCGGGGCCAGTTCACCGCTTGGCGGCACAGCACCCGAGAGCTGGGAGTCCCTCCTCGCTGGTGAGTCGGGCGTTCGCACCCTGGAGCAGGAATGGGTAGCGCAGTATGAACTCCCTGTCACTTTCGCGGGTCAAGCGCGAGTTCACCCATCAGAAGTGCTAGATCGCCCGATAGCGAAACGCTTAGACCCGTCGAGCCAGTTCGCACTCATCGCAGCGAAGGAAGCATTTGAAGACGCCGGCACACCGAACGTTCACGCCGAGCGACTCGGCGTTGACTGGGCAACTGGCATCGGCGGCGTGTGGTCGCTTCTCGATGCTTGGGACACACTGCGCGAAAAGGGGCCTCGCAGAGTCATGCCGCTCACCGTCCCCATGCTTATGCCGAATGCCCCTTCCGCGGCCGTATCCATGCATTTCGAGGCACGAGCATACGCACGCACCGTTGCGTCGGCGTGTGCCTCAAGCACAGAATCAATTGCGAACGCATATGAGCACCTACAGCTCGGTCTGGCTGACGTTGTAATCGCTGGCGGATCAGAGGCTGCGATCCACCCCGTTACGATCGCTTCGTTCGCGGCGATGCAAGCTCTGTCGAAGCGCAACGACTCCCCCGAAACAGCGTCGCGTCCGTACAACATCGATCGCGATGGGTTCGTTATGGGCGAGGGTGCGGCTGCGCTCGTACTCGAAACTGAAGAGCACGCTTTGGCTCGTGGTGCCAAGATTTACGCAGAAATCGCAGGCGGTGGTGTCACTGCTGACTCGTACCACATCACGGCTAATGACCCAGAGGGTCACGGGGCAATACGTGCAATGAAGCTGGCTCTTTCACAGGCCGGTGCACGACCAGAGGAAGTGACGCATATCAATGCTCACGCAACCTCGACTCCTGTCGGTGACATCAACGAGTACACCGCATTGCTCGGAGTATTCGGTGATCGAGCTCGTGAAATTCCAGTTTCTGCAACGAAGGCTGCCACTGGTCACCTGCTCGGTGGCACAGGTGCACTTGAGGCGATGTTCTCAATTCTCGCCGTACACAATCGCACAGCTCCCCCAACTATCAACCTCGTAAATCGAGATCCGGAGATTCCACTCCAAGTCTCGAGCGATCCACAGCCCCTCGGCGATGGCCCACAGCTGGCAATCTCGAACTCGTTTGGTTTTGGTGGCCATAACGCAGTGATCGCAGTACGTTCCTACGACTCGTAA
- a CDS encoding DMT family transporter, giving the protein MSVYTEFASAWGPVDHAAAAVASLDPRQFWGIPLALVGAALLAFGAQYQSRGLNKVERLTGESAHAGLSIRHMLSLFRRPSWIVGTLLLGLAVVFQLGSLSLSPITLVQPIGVVGLVITSVLNSRISGVRLGKRVTGAIALAVVSIAIFVFVAATNVTDQRITDEKLVTVLIAFGAVFLVALTLFALFRKRGVALIYIVGAGVLYGFVATLAKVLISRFQQGDFEWHTWACAVALIAGALLGMLFVQNAYSSGPPDLVVAGLTVIDPMVAVLIGILILGEASNAPAWVAVTFVITGVTAVIGVMGISKFHPQTGKSVLDHTGSLPVVTPLQPDD; this is encoded by the coding sequence GTGAGCGTGTACACGGAGTTCGCCTCGGCATGGGGCCCGGTTGACCATGCTGCGGCAGCTGTAGCCTCGCTCGATCCTCGACAGTTCTGGGGAATTCCGCTCGCGCTCGTCGGTGCGGCGCTGCTAGCATTCGGCGCTCAGTATCAATCGAGGGGCCTCAACAAAGTCGAGCGACTCACCGGTGAAAGTGCGCATGCGGGGCTGTCGATCCGCCACATGCTCAGTCTCTTTCGCAGGCCATCGTGGATCGTGGGTACGCTCCTCTTAGGGCTTGCAGTGGTCTTTCAGCTTGGCTCACTCTCGCTGTCGCCCATCACGCTTGTTCAACCTATTGGTGTCGTTGGGTTGGTCATTACATCGGTGCTTAACTCCAGAATTTCGGGTGTGCGGCTCGGAAAGCGTGTAACCGGGGCAATTGCGCTCGCTGTTGTGAGCATTGCGATTTTTGTGTTTGTCGCGGCGACGAACGTGACTGATCAGCGGATCACCGACGAGAAACTCGTCACTGTACTCATTGCGTTTGGGGCCGTATTTTTGGTTGCGCTTACGCTATTCGCACTCTTCCGTAAGCGTGGGGTGGCACTGATATACATCGTTGGTGCAGGAGTGCTGTATGGCTTTGTTGCGACCCTCGCCAAAGTGCTCATCAGCAGATTTCAGCAGGGTGACTTCGAATGGCACACGTGGGCGTGTGCTGTCGCACTAATCGCAGGAGCTCTGCTCGGCATGCTCTTCGTGCAGAACGCCTACTCATCGGGTCCGCCAGATCTTGTGGTGGCCGGACTCACCGTTATAGATCCGATGGTCGCAGTGCTCATCGGAATCCTCATACTGGGGGAGGCCTCGAACGCTCCCGCGTGGGTTGCGGTCACTTTCGTTATCACCGGTGTCACCGCAGTTATTGGTGTGATGGGAATTTCGAAGTTCCATCCACAGACCGGCAAGTCAGTGTTGGATCACACTGGCAGCTTGCCCGTCGTAACTCCGCTTCAGCCTGACGACTAA
- the pyrF gene encoding orotidine-5'-phosphate decarboxylase, with protein MSADEVSAQSFGARLAAEFAAGRHLCAGIDPHRELLVDWGLEDSADGAERMGREVVAAAVGVAACVKPQISFFERFGSAGFVALERVLADARAAEVLVIGDVKRGDIGSTFSAYAEAWLAPGSPLEVDAMTVAPYMGFETLKGAFPFVREHGKGMFVLAATSNPEARPVQTATSEQGVTLAQTMVSHANAWNAREHGSDSVGSIGVVLGATLNLQEFGIDVSRRVEPSLPVLAPGFGHQGARVEDIAKIYGGIGDAVLASESRSILAGGGEHLAARIQHRANLITQALEETR; from the coding sequence GTGTCGGCAGATGAAGTGAGCGCTCAGAGCTTCGGTGCTCGGCTGGCAGCAGAATTTGCTGCCGGCCGGCACCTGTGCGCGGGTATTGATCCACATCGCGAACTGCTCGTCGATTGGGGACTCGAGGACTCGGCTGACGGTGCCGAGCGCATGGGGCGCGAGGTCGTGGCAGCCGCCGTTGGCGTCGCCGCGTGTGTCAAGCCACAGATTTCATTTTTCGAACGCTTTGGATCGGCTGGGTTTGTGGCGCTTGAGCGCGTGCTTGCCGATGCCCGAGCTGCCGAGGTGCTCGTGATCGGCGACGTGAAGCGCGGCGACATCGGAAGCACATTCTCAGCGTACGCAGAGGCCTGGCTCGCTCCGGGTTCACCGCTCGAAGTTGACGCGATGACGGTCGCGCCCTACATGGGTTTTGAAACGCTCAAGGGCGCCTTCCCATTCGTGCGAGAGCACGGCAAAGGAATGTTCGTGCTCGCCGCAACCTCGAATCCAGAGGCTCGGCCTGTGCAAACAGCAACATCTGAGCAGGGTGTGACGCTTGCTCAGACGATGGTGTCGCACGCGAACGCTTGGAACGCCCGTGAGCACGGCAGCGACAGCGTGGGATCTATCGGGGTGGTACTTGGAGCCACGCTGAATCTTCAAGAATTTGGAATTGATGTGTCCAGGCGTGTCGAACCTTCGCTACCTGTGCTGGCCCCGGGCTTCGGGCATCAGGGTGCTCGCGTTGAGGACATTGCCAAGATATACGGCGGAATCGGCGATGCAGTGCTTGCGAGTGAATCCCGAAGTATCCTTGCAGGTGGAGGCGAACACCTCGCCGCGCGGATTCAGCACCGCGCAAACCTCATCACCCAGGCGCTCGAGGAGACACGATAG
- a CDS encoding DNA-3-methyladenine glycosylase, translated as MNSVDRSFFHAQALEVAPRLLGATLALAGEDGSVSIRITEVEAYHGAGTTGPYDAGSHARDRRTDRNAAMFGPPGHAYVYFTYGMHYALNLVCSPEGIASGVLLRAGDIVSGHELARSRREAKRSEASSPPRSGISDTAIARGPGNLAAALGITRERYNTLDLLAAPFSLSLASEPVPKIARGPRVGVSGEAGGSAFPWRFWIPGAKSVSAYRPGKQVPLT; from the coding sequence ATGAACAGTGTGGATCGATCTTTCTTTCATGCTCAAGCGTTAGAAGTTGCCCCACGACTGCTTGGTGCAACTCTCGCGCTTGCGGGCGAAGATGGCTCGGTGAGTATTCGCATTACTGAAGTGGAGGCGTATCACGGTGCCGGTACGACGGGACCATACGATGCTGGTTCACACGCACGAGATCGTCGCACCGACCGCAACGCAGCCATGTTCGGCCCGCCCGGCCACGCATATGTCTACTTCACCTATGGCATGCACTACGCGTTGAATCTGGTGTGCTCCCCAGAGGGAATCGCCTCGGGGGTGTTATTGCGAGCCGGTGACATCGTAAGCGGACACGAACTCGCCCGCTCGAGACGTGAAGCCAAGCGCTCAGAGGCCTCTTCTCCTCCACGGTCGGGTATTTCAGACACTGCGATCGCACGAGGCCCGGGCAACCTGGCAGCTGCACTAGGGATCACTCGCGAACGCTACAACACGCTCGATCTACTGGCCGCGCCATTCTCCCTCTCACTTGCCTCGGAGCCGGTGCCTAAGATCGCTCGAGGCCCTCGTGTGGGGGTTTCCGGCGAGGCTGGCGGATCAGCGTTCCCGTGGCGCTTCTGGATCCCGGGGGCTAAAAGCGTCTCTGCTTACCGACCGGGCAAGCAAGTACCGTTGACGTGA
- a CDS encoding ferrochelatase: MSKSTSMTTASNSDSLPYDALLVCSFGGPNQSEDVVPFLRNVTRGKNIPEERLVEVGEHYYRFGGKSPINEQNLQLVEALQEELSDRGVNLPVIWGNRNWHPYTTDTLRDAAAFGTQRVLTLVTSAYASYSGSRQYREHLAEAVNVLGSAAPSIDILRPFFNDPGFALANADAIGEAASRIDGGLQDVHIVYVTHSIPDTMQEASAVTGPGYREQHLDVMATINSELETRHSVSFDSSLAYCSRSGDPRVPWLEPDVNDHIEALASQGVRRIIIAPIGFISDHMEVAFDLDIEALETAGEQGVQAVRADTVGVRKVFISGLVDMILERAARERGEEVAPTVSGSYAAFPDIAPPGSCRMRHGEVTGIQVIAGEDD, translated from the coding sequence ATGAGCAAATCCACTTCGATGACAACAGCATCAAACTCAGACTCGCTCCCGTACGACGCGCTCCTGGTGTGCTCATTTGGTGGCCCGAACCAGTCAGAAGATGTCGTTCCGTTTTTGCGCAATGTCACCCGCGGCAAAAACATCCCCGAGGAACGTCTGGTTGAGGTTGGGGAGCACTACTACCGCTTTGGCGGAAAGAGTCCAATCAACGAACAGAACCTGCAGCTCGTTGAGGCACTACAAGAAGAACTCAGCGACCGAGGCGTGAATCTCCCAGTGATTTGGGGAAACCGTAACTGGCACCCGTACACAACCGACACATTGCGCGATGCGGCCGCATTTGGCACTCAGCGTGTGCTTACGCTCGTCACGAGCGCGTACGCCTCTTACTCCGGCAGTCGTCAGTACCGCGAACACTTGGCCGAAGCCGTCAACGTTCTCGGGTCAGCTGCCCCGAGCATCGATATTCTGCGGCCATTCTTTAATGATCCCGGGTTCGCGCTCGCGAACGCGGACGCGATTGGAGAAGCAGCCTCACGAATCGACGGTGGCCTCCAAGACGTACATATTGTGTACGTCACTCACTCAATTCCTGACACGATGCAAGAAGCATCGGCTGTCACTGGTCCCGGGTATCGCGAACAGCACCTCGACGTTATGGCAACGATCAACAGTGAGCTCGAGACGAGACACTCGGTTTCGTTCGACTCTTCGTTGGCATATTGCTCACGCTCCGGAGACCCCCGCGTGCCCTGGCTGGAACCCGATGTGAACGATCACATTGAAGCACTCGCTTCCCAGGGCGTTCGACGCATCATTATTGCTCCAATCGGTTTCATTTCCGACCATATGGAGGTTGCATTCGATCTCGATATTGAGGCACTCGAGACCGCGGGTGAACAGGGGGTTCAGGCGGTGCGAGCTGACACGGTAGGTGTGCGCAAGGTTTTTATTTCGGGTCTTGTTGACATGATTCTTGAGCGCGCAGCGCGTGAGCGCGGTGAAGAGGTTGCCCCCACAGTGAGTGGATCGTACGCAGCTTTCCCCGACATCGCACCACCAGGAAGCTGCCGCATGCGACACGGCGAGGTGACGGGGATCCAGGTTATTGCGGGCGAAGATGACTAG
- a CDS encoding XRE family transcriptional regulator — MSKEPLPLTGNLARAARALVGVSAADAAEAAGLTRRQLRNFEKSLFPLTIDQRIELRSALERLGAHFVSDGNGGRGHGVRLKFSASKTERVESWEAEGGLAADDDV; from the coding sequence ATGAGCAAAGAACCTCTTCCACTGACCGGAAATTTAGCTCGAGCCGCCCGAGCACTCGTTGGAGTATCGGCGGCTGACGCTGCCGAAGCGGCAGGTCTGACACGTCGTCAGCTGCGCAACTTTGAGAAGAGTCTGTTCCCGCTGACAATAGATCAACGTATTGAACTTCGGAGTGCGCTCGAGCGTCTCGGAGCACACTTCGTTTCCGACGGTAACGGTGGTCGGGGTCACGGCGTTCGGCTCAAGTTTTCGGCGTCAAAGACTGAACGAGTGGAGTCGTGGGAGGCTGAGGGCGGCCTCGCCGCAGATGACGATGTATAG
- a CDS encoding FadR/GntR family transcriptional regulator: MAGSTRGSQKVRDTIDFLRAKITAGDWEVGSLIPKEPELVELIGVGRSTVRESVRSLAAFGMLESVPGVGTFVRSRTPVSSIISEFLADQDLEEVLVYRRSLEIEASQHAAVNRTDEQLAALKRALQASVTAGTQTHDTCNRSTTPESFHRLIVEASGSKLLLDLYLGVMSVLERAGAENRVFLGTTIETMHSDHRALVEAIEARDVRHAAHTMALHVDRDLGLHTDMLELNTQTERATSLIEAGYDPDRTIAGS; encoded by the coding sequence ATGGCAGGCTCTACCCGCGGCTCCCAAAAGGTGCGCGATACTATCGATTTCTTGCGCGCCAAAATCACCGCTGGCGATTGGGAAGTGGGAAGCCTCATTCCAAAAGAACCCGAACTCGTAGAACTCATCGGAGTGGGTCGCTCCACGGTTCGCGAGTCAGTACGGTCCCTCGCTGCGTTCGGGATGCTCGAGAGCGTTCCGGGTGTTGGCACATTCGTACGGTCCCGAACGCCGGTGAGTTCGATCATCTCCGAGTTTCTTGCTGACCAAGATCTCGAGGAAGTGCTGGTGTATCGTCGTTCGCTTGAAATTGAAGCGAGCCAGCACGCGGCCGTGAATCGCACTGACGAGCAGCTGGCAGCGCTAAAACGAGCACTTCAGGCATCGGTCACTGCGGGAACACAAACGCATGACACCTGCAACAGAAGCACTACGCCTGAATCTTTCCACCGGCTCATTGTTGAGGCAAGTGGTAGCAAGCTCCTCCTCGACCTATACCTCGGCGTCATGTCTGTGCTCGAACGCGCTGGAGCAGAGAACAGAGTGTTTCTCGGCACCACGATTGAGACCATGCACTCAGATCATAGGGCTCTCGTCGAGGCAATCGAGGCACGAGATGTTCGGCATGCCGCGCACACCATGGCGCTCCATGTGGATCGGGATCTCGGTCTGCATACTGACATGCTCGAACTCAACACCCAGACCGAACGGGCCACCTCACTGATTGAGGCCGGCTATGATCCCGATCGCACGATCGCGGGTTCGTAA
- a CDS encoding acyl carrier protein has protein sequence MAFSNEEVLAGLAELINDETGIAADVVAADKSFTDDLDIDSISMMTIVVNAEEKFDVKIPDEEVKNLKTVGDAVDFIVKAQA, from the coding sequence ATGGCATTCAGCAATGAAGAGGTACTTGCAGGTCTTGCAGAACTCATCAACGATGAGACTGGAATCGCTGCAGACGTTGTCGCAGCAGACAAGTCGTTCACCGATGACCTCGATATCGACTCAATCTCGATGATGACCATTGTCGTTAACGCAGAAGAGAAGTTTGACGTCAAGATCCCCGATGAGGAAGTCAAGAACCTCAAGACCGTTGGTGACGCAGTAGATTTCATTGTTAAGGCTCAGGCCTAA
- a CDS encoding Dps family protein yields MAYLEKHSTTLRDDDARLAGVAKHLTPVLHNLIALGVNGKQAHWHVRGENFVSVHEFLDEIIAHAQDNADTIAERLVALGLAVDARINTVAEKSGNPAMLVGFQQAEVTVREMIAQLDATLDALYSAVDGLERIDPVSQDLVIAAAQLFDKDRWFLNSHYAK; encoded by the coding sequence ATGGCCTATCTAGAAAAGCACTCGACTACACTTCGAGACGATGACGCACGACTTGCAGGTGTTGCGAAACACCTCACGCCAGTGCTTCACAACCTCATTGCCCTCGGAGTAAACGGCAAGCAAGCCCATTGGCATGTTCGCGGTGAAAACTTCGTGTCTGTACACGAATTTCTCGATGAGATTATTGCTCATGCCCAAGACAACGCGGACACGATTGCTGAGCGACTCGTAGCCCTAGGGCTCGCAGTTGACGCACGAATCAACACGGTTGCCGAGAAGTCGGGCAACCCTGCAATGCTGGTCGGCTTTCAGCAGGCTGAGGTGACGGTTCGTGAGATGATCGCGCAGCTCGATGCAACGCTCGACGCGCTCTACAGTGCAGTCGACGGACTTGAGCGAATTGATCCTGTGAGCCAGGATCTCGTCATTGCCGCTGCGCAACTATTTGACAAGGATCGTTGGTTCCTGAATTCCCACTACGCAAAGTAG
- a CDS encoding ACP S-malonyltransferase, with protein sequence MIVIACPGQGSQTPGFLADWIEDDAARSFLGTASEASGVDLVMHGTVSDADTIRATETAQPLIVAASILTWRALASRVDLTDVGVAGHSVGEFAAAAAAEVFSEVDAVRLVGVRGRAMAEAAAVEKTGMSAVVGGVEEDVLAAIEAAGLTAANRNGGGQIVAAGAFDGLATLAESAPRGARVIPLQVAGAFHTTYMASAVPVLAEAAAATNVSDPSHSLWSNADGGLVTSGSAFRDSLVSQIAHPVRWDSCMESFTAAGITGLIELAPAGALTGIAKRGLKGIPSVAVKSPADLDAAVQLIADAA encoded by the coding sequence GTGATTGTTATCGCCTGCCCAGGACAGGGCTCACAGACTCCAGGCTTTCTTGCTGATTGGATTGAAGACGATGCTGCGCGATCCTTTTTAGGTACCGCCTCGGAAGCCTCCGGCGTAGACCTCGTTATGCATGGCACAGTCAGTGATGCTGACACCATTCGCGCAACCGAGACCGCTCAACCTCTTATTGTTGCTGCATCAATTCTTACCTGGCGTGCTCTTGCATCCAGGGTTGACCTTACAGATGTGGGAGTCGCCGGACATTCAGTTGGCGAGTTCGCCGCCGCCGCCGCTGCCGAAGTGTTCAGCGAAGTTGATGCCGTTCGACTTGTCGGTGTACGTGGCCGCGCTATGGCAGAGGCTGCGGCAGTTGAGAAGACGGGAATGTCAGCCGTCGTCGGCGGCGTTGAAGAAGACGTTCTGGCAGCTATCGAAGCAGCGGGCCTGACTGCCGCAAACCGCAACGGAGGCGGGCAAATTGTGGCGGCGGGAGCATTCGACGGTCTTGCCACCCTTGCCGAGAGTGCACCGCGCGGTGCTCGCGTCATCCCACTCCAGGTTGCTGGAGCTTTCCATACGACCTACATGGCGAGTGCAGTTCCGGTGCTCGCTGAAGCCGCCGCGGCGACTAATGTCTCCGACCCGTCCCATAGTCTTTGGAGCAATGCAGACGGTGGGCTGGTGACGAGTGGTTCGGCATTCCGCGACTCACTTGTCTCGCAAATTGCACACCCGGTGCGGTGGGACTCATGCATGGAGTCGTTTACCGCTGCGGGAATCACTGGGCTTATCGAGCTTGCACCCGCGGGCGCACTCACAGGCATTGCGAAGCGTGGCCTCAAAGGCATTCCCTCTGTTGCAGTGAAGTCACCAGCAGACCTCGACGCGGCCGTTCAACTTATCGCCGACGCGGCGTAA
- a CDS encoding beta-ketoacyl-ACP synthase III produces the protein MASLVQPTGPAHTRILSVGAARGDLDVPNDDLVGPIDSSDEWIRQRTGIIQRKRASADILAVDLAVDAGEEAITKSGLDRSEIDGVIISTISNTAITPSMAALAAHRLGLTPAAAFDISAACAGYVYGVGQADALVRSGTCKNVLVIGAEKLSDVVSPTDRSISFLLADGAGAVIVGPSDHTGIGPTVWGSDGEKWETIGMTSSFQQYRNGGGLVEWPTLRQDGQSVFRWAVWEMAKVARHTLEVSGIEPGDLGAFIPHQANMRIIDEFAKQLKLPESVAIARDIEMQGNTSAASIPLAMHTLLQEQPELSGKLALTIGFGAGLVYGAQVVELP, from the coding sequence TTGGCATCTCTCGTACAGCCAACTGGTCCGGCACACACACGCATCCTTTCGGTTGGCGCCGCTCGCGGCGACCTCGATGTTCCGAACGATGATCTCGTTGGTCCGATCGACTCATCAGATGAGTGGATCCGCCAACGCACTGGAATCATTCAGCGCAAGCGCGCGAGTGCCGACATCCTTGCGGTCGACCTCGCGGTTGATGCCGGCGAGGAAGCCATCACGAAATCAGGACTTGATAGATCCGAAATCGATGGCGTAATCATTTCAACTATTTCCAACACGGCGATCACCCCGTCAATGGCGGCGCTGGCCGCTCATCGTTTGGGGCTCACCCCAGCCGCTGCATTCGATATTTCTGCAGCCTGCGCGGGATATGTGTATGGGGTTGGGCAAGCCGATGCGCTTGTTCGCTCAGGTACATGCAAGAACGTTCTTGTTATCGGCGCTGAGAAGCTCTCAGATGTCGTGTCCCCCACCGATCGTTCGATTTCGTTCCTTCTCGCGGACGGCGCGGGTGCGGTCATTGTTGGCCCGAGTGATCACACTGGTATCGGCCCGACAGTTTGGGGTTCCGATGGTGAAAAGTGGGAAACCATCGGCATGACCTCGTCGTTCCAGCAGTACCGGAACGGTGGCGGACTCGTCGAGTGGCCGACACTGCGTCAAGACGGCCAGAGTGTGTTTCGCTGGGCGGTTTGGGAGATGGCAAAGGTTGCACGCCATACCCTCGAGGTCTCGGGTATTGAACCGGGTGATCTCGGAGCATTCATTCCGCACCAGGCAAACATGCGAATTATTGACGAGTTCGCAAAGCAGTTGAAGCTGCCCGAGAGTGTAGCAATCGCTCGCGATATCGAAATGCAGGGCAACACTTCGGCTGCGTCCATTCCACTCGCAATGCACACGCTGCTGCAAGAGCAACCAGAACTCTCTGGCAAACTCGCACTGACGATTGGCTTCGGTGCGGGTCTCGTGTACGGAGCGCAGGTCGTCGAGCTTCCCTAG